One genomic window of Myxocyprinus asiaticus isolate MX2 ecotype Aquarium Trade chromosome 5, UBuf_Myxa_2, whole genome shotgun sequence includes the following:
- the LOC127440273 gene encoding phospholipid scramblase family member 5, with translation MDLPSVTTQPLPFGLEREKHIDMLFRAFHRQIRPTTDTQDLSLSALAVGPETGNRVEDDKARAGGKDTDSEGKRLAKLAVLRTVTRLHITARPELQGPRCVSRRTYSIASETRDQLFVAVEECSCVCLQCCGPARSCSLQGFDKDAECVFLFEKPLRAEMCWLGCYLMEMRAYTPDRELIGTVHQRWSMFTPYFEVCDSEGISLVRIQGSCCNTRCLAEQELQVVSSIGESIGRIWKRWPGYNEECNMDHNYFGLDVLQGMSLNTKVLLLSATFLLNHMFFEMS, from the exons ATG GACTTACCCTCTGTGACCACCCAGCCTCTTCCCTTTGGTCTGGAGAGGGAGAAACATATTGACATGCTCTTCAGAGCTTTCCACAGACAGATCAGACCTACTACAGACACTCAGGATCTTTCACTCTCTGCACTGGCTGTAGGCCCTGAGACCGGAAACAGAGTAGAAGATGACAAGGCGAGAGCTGGAGGGAAAGATACAGACAGTGAGGGTAAAAGACTGGCAAAACTAGCTGTTCTGAGAACAGTCACTCGTCTCCACATTACTGCCAGACCAGAGCTGCAAG GTCCACGGTGTGTATCCCGAAGAACCTACAGCATTGCCTCGGAAACCAGAGATCAGCTCTTTGTGGCTGTGGAGG AGTGCTCATGTGTTTGCTTGCAGTGCTGTGGTCCAGCTCGATCCTGCTCACTACAAGGCTTTGATAAGGATGCAGAGTGCGTCTTCCTGTTTGAGAAACCCCTGAGGGCGGAGATGTGCTGGCTTGGGTGCTACCTGATGGAAATGAGGGCTTACACACCAGACAGGGAACTCATTGGGACAGTTCACCAAAG GTGGAGTATGTTCACGCCGTATTTCGAGGTCTGTGACTCAGAGGGTATCTCGCTTGTGAGGATCCAAGGTTCCTGCTGTAATACACGCTGCCTTGCTGAACAAGAGCTCCAG GTGGTGTCCAGTATCGGTGAGAGTATTGGGCGAATATGGAAGAGGTGGCCTGGATATAATGAGGAATGTAACATGGATCATAATTACTTTGGACTGGATG TACTTCAAGGAATGAGTTTGAACACCAAAGTGTTGTTGCTATCTGCAACCTTTCTCCTG AATCATATGTTTTTTGAGATGAGCTGA